A region of Vespula vulgaris chromosome 1, iyVesVulg1.1, whole genome shotgun sequence DNA encodes the following proteins:
- the LOC127064479 gene encoding anaphase-promoting complex subunit 11-like isoform X3 — protein MKVTIKSWTGVATWRWIANDDNCGICRMPFDASCPDCKIPGDDCPLVWGQCSHCFHIHCIMKWLHSQQTSHLCPMCRQEWKFKE, from the exons ATGAAAGTCACGATAAAAA GTTGGACAGGTGTCGCCACCTGGCGTTGGATAGCTAACGATGATAACTGTGGAATTTGTCGGATGCCTTTCGATGCGAGTTGCCCGGATTGCAAAATACCGGGAGATGATTGTCCTTTAG TTTGGGGGCAGTGCTCGCATTGTTTCCATATTCATTGCATCATGAAGTGGCTGCATTCTCAGCAAACCAGTCATCTGTGCCCTATGTGTCGTCAGGAATGGAAGTTCAAAGAGTAA
- the LOC127064520 gene encoding coiled-coil domain-containing protein 85C, giving the protein MSNKSKTQPQQQQRPSHVIKPVDQVPPRYQPPPQPTSGILKNHPHFSSTTTVPPPPLSTVNTVLQNTGQGTASTLTHHHHHHHHQQHQQTTQARNASQQKDAQGKYSPRIEHRHHPQGAAATANLLTAAASTTASAKSQAYLQTKIGQGQYLPPNSQYPTISSSSSASNQPVPSRQRITDEEFLRLGPVEMLKFVRKTESDIARLAAEQNRQIQSLLSELRALKEANQRLSDDNQELRDLCCFLDDDRQKGRKLAREWQRFGRYTASVMRQEVSAYQNKLRQLDNKQQELIKDNLELKELCLYLDEERGGVQRDDGDGSSSSTNAEETAPPRPRHTSTFNDQTMQYVRSLEQRVKQLEEDKSVLQARARGWEALPGEVWENPNSPSDNSHIGSRPEAVVRALQVLEVREQLEREGGHDGEKALVREMCNVVWRKLEEGPQTRH; this is encoded by the exons ATGTCCAATAAGAGTAAGACTCAgccgcagcagcagcagcgtcCATCGCACGTGATCAAGCCAGTGGATCAGGTGCCACCGCGGTATCAACCGCCGCCGCAACCTACCAGCGGCATCCTGAAGAATCATCCACACTTTAGCAGTACCACTAcagtaccaccaccaccactatcgACAGTCAACACGGTACTTCAAAACACCGGTCAGGGTACGGCCTCGACCTTgactcatcatcatcatcatcatcaccatcagcAACATCAGCAGACGACGCAAGCAAGAAACGCGTCTCAGCAGAAGGATGCCCAAGGCAAATACTCGCCAAGGATAGAACACAGGCATCATCCACAAggtgctgctgctactgctaatCTCTTAACGGCTGCGGCCTCGACCACGGCTTCTGCCAAAAGTCAGGCTTATCTTCAAACTAAGATCGGACAAGGACAATATCTCCCACCTAACAGTCAGTATCCTACCatcagtagcagtagtagtgcTAGCAATCAACCTGTACCGAGCAGACAGAGGATCACCGACGAGGAGTTCCTTAGACTCGGTCCTGTGGAGATGCTCAAGTTTGTACGAAAGACAGAGAGTGACATCGCACGGCTAGCTGCCGAGCAGAATCGTCAAATACAAAGCTTG CTCAGTGAGCTTCGTGCGCTGAAGGAGGCCAACCAAAGACTCAGCGACGACAATCAGGAGTTACGCGATCTTTGCTGTTTCCTGGACGATGACCGGCAAAAGGGTCGGAAGCTGGCAAGAGAATGGCAAAGATTTGGTAGGTACACAGCCAGCGTTATGCGACAGGAAGTATCAGCTTACCAGAATAAATTGCGGCAACTGGACAACAAGCAGCAGGAGTTGATAAAGGATAATCTGGAACTGAAGGAGCTCTGCCTGTATTTGGACGAGGAACGAGGAGGGGTTCAGAGGGACGACGGGGATGGATCGAGTTCGAGTACGAATGCGGAGGAAACCGCACCACCGAGGCCGAGACACACTTCTACATTTAACG ACCAAACTATGCAATATGTAAGAAGTTTGGAGCAACGTGTTAAACAGTTGGAGGAAGACAAAAGTGTTCTACAGGCAAGAGCTAGAGGATGGGAAGCATTGCCAGGTGAAGTCTGGGAAAATCCAAACAGTCCAAGTGACAATTCTCATATTGGAAGTAGACCTGAGGCTGTCGTACGAGCTCTTCAAGTTCTCGAAGTTAGAGAACAGTTGGAAAGAGAAGGTGGACATGACGGCGAGAAGGCTTTAGTTCGAGAGATGTGTAAT gttGTATGGCGTAAGTTGGAAGAAGGGCCGCAAACAAGGCATTAG